In Rhodothermus profundi, the following are encoded in one genomic region:
- a CDS encoding S9 family peptidase encodes MRRVALVLLLLLVSGAESYAQSARLTLDRYLEWEDVDDPQISPDGQRIVFTRRWVDKQKDRWQSALWIMNADGSQQRFLVEGRSPRWSPDGTRIAFIANDAEGRPQIFVKWVDLPEPPTQLTRLTEAPASLSWSPDGRMIAFTMNVPVEVRWNIKLPQAPEGAQWTKPPRLVRRLHYRADRRGFMEEAYTHLFVIPAEGGTPRQLTEGTWHVGPRFDGLPARATLSWTPDSRTIVFDGFKASADSVDRNYRNAHLYAIDVETRQLRQLTQRPGRWTQPAVSPDGRWVAFTGFAETRQTYHAADLWIMPLDGSAEPRNLTRTLDRDVSNLHWAPDGSGVYFTINDRGTRNVYFASVRGEVRQVTRGVHMLSLTSVARNGIAVGVRTSYHEPDDVVRFALSRPDQIERLTAVNDDVLQDVKLGEVEEIWYASRDGTRIQGWIVKPPDFDPAQKYPLILHIHGGPHAMYNVGFNFSFQNFAANGYVVLYTNPRGSTGYGTEFGAAISQAYPGVDHEDLMAGVDALLERGYIDPDRLFVTGCSGGGVLSSWAIGQTDRFAAAAVRCPVTDWISMAGTTDIPLFTFNWFHKPFWEDPSEWLARSPLMLVSNVKTPTLLMTGELDLRTPMSQTEEYYIALKMRGVPVVLLRFHDEYHGTGSRPSNFMRTQRYIMDWFEKKGRIPGVTVEASK; translated from the coding sequence ATGCGTCGCGTAGCCCTTGTTCTGTTGCTTCTGCTTGTCTCTGGTGCGGAGAGTTATGCGCAATCGGCACGGCTGACGCTGGACCGCTATCTGGAGTGGGAAGATGTAGACGATCCGCAGATTTCTCCGGATGGTCAACGCATTGTCTTTACGCGCCGGTGGGTGGACAAGCAAAAAGATCGATGGCAATCAGCGCTCTGGATTATGAATGCTGATGGGTCGCAGCAGCGCTTTCTGGTTGAGGGACGGTCGCCGCGCTGGTCGCCGGATGGGACGCGCATTGCCTTTATCGCCAACGATGCGGAAGGGCGCCCGCAGATTTTTGTCAAATGGGTCGATCTGCCAGAGCCACCTACGCAGTTAACGCGCCTGACCGAAGCGCCGGCCAGCCTGAGCTGGTCGCCCGACGGGCGGATGATTGCGTTCACGATGAACGTACCGGTCGAGGTGCGCTGGAACATTAAGCTGCCTCAAGCTCCAGAAGGAGCGCAGTGGACCAAGCCACCTCGGCTGGTGCGACGGCTGCATTACCGGGCCGACCGCCGGGGATTCATGGAGGAGGCCTACACGCATCTCTTTGTGATTCCCGCCGAAGGAGGCACGCCCCGGCAGCTTACGGAAGGGACCTGGCATGTGGGACCCCGTTTTGATGGTCTGCCGGCCCGCGCTACGCTGAGCTGGACGCCGGACAGCCGCACCATCGTGTTCGATGGATTCAAAGCATCAGCCGATTCGGTGGACCGTAACTATCGCAACGCGCATCTCTATGCGATTGATGTGGAAACCCGGCAGCTGCGCCAGCTTACGCAGCGGCCCGGACGCTGGACGCAGCCGGCCGTCTCGCCAGACGGCCGATGGGTAGCTTTCACGGGCTTTGCCGAAACCCGCCAGACCTACCATGCGGCGGATCTCTGGATCATGCCGCTTGACGGCAGCGCCGAGCCCCGTAACCTGACCCGGACGCTCGACCGGGACGTCAGCAACCTCCACTGGGCCCCCGATGGCTCAGGCGTCTATTTTACGATTAACGACCGGGGCACGCGCAACGTTTACTTCGCGTCGGTTCGAGGCGAGGTGCGCCAGGTAACGCGGGGCGTGCACATGCTCTCGCTTACCTCAGTGGCGCGTAACGGAATCGCCGTCGGCGTGCGCACCAGCTATCATGAGCCGGATGATGTGGTCCGCTTTGCATTGAGCCGGCCCGACCAGATCGAGCGGCTGACGGCGGTTAACGACGACGTGCTGCAGGACGTGAAACTGGGCGAAGTCGAAGAAATCTGGTACGCTTCGCGCGACGGGACGCGCATTCAGGGCTGGATTGTCAAACCACCGGACTTTGATCCCGCTCAGAAGTATCCTTTAATTCTGCACATCCATGGCGGTCCGCATGCCATGTACAATGTGGGCTTCAACTTTTCCTTCCAGAATTTTGCTGCCAACGGGTATGTTGTGCTCTATACCAATCCGCGGGGCAGCACAGGCTATGGGACCGAGTTTGGCGCAGCGATCAGTCAGGCCTATCCGGGGGTGGACCACGAGGACCTGATGGCCGGAGTCGATGCGTTGTTGGAGCGGGGCTACATTGATCCGGATCGGTTGTTTGTAACCGGATGTAGCGGAGGCGGCGTGCTTTCCAGTTGGGCCATTGGCCAGACCGATCGGTTTGCTGCCGCGGCTGTGCGCTGCCCGGTAACCGACTGGATCAGCATGGCCGGTACGACCGATATTCCGCTTTTCACGTTCAACTGGTTTCACAAGCCGTTCTGGGAAGATCCTTCAGAGTGGTTGGCGCGCTCGCCTCTGATGCTGGTCAGCAACGTTAAGACGCCTACGTTGCTGATGACCGGCGAGCTGGACCTGCGCACGCCAATGAGCCAGACGGAAGAATACTACATTGCACTGAAGATGCGCGGCGTGCCGGTCGTGTTGCTCCGCTTTCACGACGAGTATCACGGCACGGGCTCGCGGCCGTCCAACTTTATGCGGACGCAGCGTTACATCATGGACTGGTTTGAAAAGAAAGGCCGCATTCCGGGCGTGACGGTCGAAGCATCGAAGTAG
- a CDS encoding MBL fold metallo-hydrolase, translating into MLFRQIFDPKLAQYAYLIGCQQTKEAIVIDPERDIDQYLRLAEEEGLRIVAVAETHIHADFLSGAREFAERLGVKLYLSAEGEADGWASNWAKQGNYDVTFLRDGDTFTIGNIEFKAVHTPGHTPEHMCYLVTDRGGGATDPMGMVTGDFVFVGDLGRPDLLESAAKIAGMKDPSARRLYRSALRFLELPDYLQVWPGHGAGSSCGKALGAVPESTVGYEKRFNASLAPAREGEEAFVQSILSGQPEPPLYYARMKVYNRDGVPLLGRLPAPQQLSVAELERLVQAGEVTFIDTRLDREAFMRAHLPGALYAPFNKSFNTVVGSLVADDQTPLVLIIDEEDVEQAVRDLVRIGYDRIEAFVTPETLTRYFNEGGARASIPIISFEEVAQMRTQPNVAIIDVRYASEYEAGHIPGAINASYTRLPEYLDRIPRDRTLLVHCVSGARSAAAASFLAAQGYEVQYVIDDFANYRRLGPVEEGAAVTA; encoded by the coding sequence ATGCTTTTCCGACAGATTTTCGACCCCAAGCTGGCGCAGTACGCCTACCTGATAGGCTGTCAGCAAACCAAAGAAGCCATTGTCATCGATCCGGAACGCGACATCGACCAGTACCTGCGGCTAGCCGAAGAAGAAGGGTTGCGCATCGTGGCAGTAGCCGAAACCCACATCCACGCCGATTTTCTGTCGGGTGCCCGGGAGTTTGCCGAACGGCTGGGCGTGAAGCTCTACCTCTCGGCCGAAGGCGAAGCGGACGGCTGGGCCTCAAACTGGGCCAAACAGGGCAACTACGACGTCACCTTCCTGCGCGACGGCGACACCTTCACAATCGGCAACATTGAATTCAAGGCCGTCCACACGCCCGGCCATACGCCCGAGCACATGTGCTATCTGGTGACCGACAGAGGCGGCGGCGCCACAGACCCCATGGGTATGGTCACGGGTGATTTTGTGTTTGTAGGGGATCTGGGGCGACCGGACCTGCTCGAATCGGCGGCTAAAATTGCGGGCATGAAGGATCCGTCCGCGCGTCGGCTGTACCGATCGGCGCTGCGCTTCCTGGAGTTGCCGGACTATCTGCAGGTCTGGCCCGGCCATGGAGCCGGATCCTCCTGTGGCAAGGCGCTGGGGGCGGTTCCGGAATCGACCGTTGGTTACGAAAAGCGATTCAACGCTTCCCTGGCCCCGGCCCGCGAGGGCGAAGAGGCGTTCGTCCAATCCATCCTGAGCGGCCAGCCGGAACCCCCGCTCTACTACGCCCGCATGAAAGTGTACAACCGCGACGGCGTTCCTCTGCTGGGGCGTCTCCCTGCTCCCCAGCAGCTCTCGGTCGCTGAACTGGAGCGGCTGGTGCAGGCCGGCGAGGTGACCTTCATTGACACGCGCCTGGACCGCGAAGCCTTCATGCGGGCTCATTTGCCCGGCGCCCTCTACGCGCCCTTTAATAAGAGCTTTAACACCGTTGTTGGCTCGCTGGTCGCAGACGATCAGACTCCGCTGGTGCTGATCATCGACGAAGAGGATGTCGAGCAGGCGGTGCGGGACCTGGTCCGCATCGGCTATGACCGCATCGAAGCGTTCGTAACTCCGGAGACGCTTACCCGCTACTTCAACGAGGGCGGTGCCCGGGCTTCGATTCCGATCATTTCCTTCGAGGAGGTAGCGCAGATGCGCACGCAGCCCAACGTGGCCATCATAGACGTACGCTACGCGTCCGAATACGAAGCCGGCCACATTCCGGGCGCCATCAACGCCTCGTATACCCGACTGCCAGAATACCTGGACCGAATTCCACGGGACCGGACCCTGCTGGTGCACTGCGTCTCTGGCGCGCGGAGCGCAGCGGCGGCTTCCTTCCTGGCCGCCCAGGGCTACGAGGTTCAGTACGTCATTGACGACTTTGCCAACTATCGACGTCTGGGCCCCGTCGAAGAAGGGGCCGCTGTTACGGCCTGA
- a CDS encoding ArsR/SmtB family transcription factor encodes METLIPRSKLREVARRFRLLGDPVRLEILNLLHVHGELTVQELVAATGQSQANISKHLKLLREAGLVTRRQDGLYAYYRINDPMLAALCVLVCSQVQAVVETTD; translated from the coding sequence ATGGAGACCTTGATTCCGCGTTCAAAGCTGCGCGAGGTTGCCCGGCGATTTCGGTTGCTGGGCGATCCGGTACGTCTGGAAATTCTGAACCTGCTCCACGTGCACGGAGAGCTGACTGTGCAGGAGCTGGTAGCAGCCACCGGGCAGAGCCAGGCCAATATCAGCAAACATTTGAAGCTGCTGCGGGAAGCCGGTCTGGTTACCCGGCGGCAGGATGGACTCTATGCCTATTATCGGATCAACGATCCGATGCTGGCCGCGCTGTGCGTACTGGTGTGCAGTCAGGTGCAGGCCGTTGTGGAGACCACAGATTAA
- a CDS encoding YeeE/YedE family protein codes for MLEWLSQPWPWYVAGPLIGLIVPLLLLIGGKSFGVSANLRHLCAAILPTRLEFLRYDWKRRGLWNLTFALGILLGGWIASTLLASPDPYVHISEATRADLAALGISDFRGLVPTEFFSWKGLTTLPGLVMVVLGGFLIGFGARYAGGCTSGHAIMGLADLQLPSLVAVIGFFIGGLIATYLILPLLL; via the coding sequence ATGCTGGAATGGCTCTCACAACCATGGCCCTGGTACGTGGCGGGACCGCTGATAGGCCTGATCGTTCCACTGCTGCTGTTGATCGGTGGTAAGTCGTTCGGCGTATCGGCCAACCTGCGCCACCTGTGCGCTGCCATCCTGCCAACCCGCCTGGAGTTTCTGCGCTACGACTGGAAACGACGGGGCCTGTGGAACCTGACCTTTGCGCTGGGCATCCTGCTCGGCGGCTGGATTGCGTCCACCTTGCTGGCCTCCCCTGATCCCTACGTGCATATTTCCGAGGCCACCCGAGCCGACCTGGCCGCGCTCGGCATTTCAGACTTCCGGGGTCTGGTGCCCACGGAATTCTTTAGCTGGAAGGGGCTGACCACCCTGCCCGGGCTGGTCATGGTGGTGCTCGGTGGCTTTCTGATCGGCTTTGGCGCCCGATACGCCGGCGGCTGCACGTCGGGACATGCGATCATGGGGCTTGCCGACCTGCAACTACCCTCCCTCGTAGCCGTCATCGGCTTTTTTATCGGCGGCCTGATCGCTACCTACCTGATCCTCCCCCTGTTGCTTTAA
- a CDS encoding YeeE/YedE family protein: protein MAEAELIRERTPEACIDVEQVAPDYEAQALETGNRPGSLLAYLLVGIFFGIVLIKSEVASWFRIQEMFRFQSFHMYGIIGSAVLVAGLSVQLIKRLHLKTIHGEPIEIQPKEWGHKGIRYWLGGTIFGLGWALLGACPGPMFALLGSGLTVMIVGLLSAMLGTWAYAALRPRLPH from the coding sequence ATGGCTGAAGCGGAACTGATACGTGAACGCACGCCGGAGGCCTGCATCGACGTCGAACAGGTCGCGCCGGATTACGAAGCACAGGCGCTCGAAACCGGCAACCGCCCCGGCAGCCTGCTGGCTTACCTGCTGGTAGGCATCTTCTTTGGCATCGTGCTGATCAAAAGTGAAGTGGCCTCCTGGTTTCGCATCCAGGAGATGTTTCGCTTCCAGAGCTTCCACATGTATGGTATCATTGGCTCCGCCGTCCTGGTTGCCGGCCTGTCGGTGCAACTGATCAAACGGCTGCACCTGAAAACCATCCACGGAGAGCCTATTGAGATTCAACCCAAAGAGTGGGGCCACAAAGGCATTCGCTACTGGCTGGGTGGCACCATCTTCGGCCTGGGATGGGCGCTGCTGGGCGCCTGCCCGGGACCTATGTTCGCCCTACTGGGCAGCGGCCTCACGGTCATGATCGTAGGACTGCTCAGCGCCATGCTGGGCACCTGGGCCTACGCTGCCCTGCGCCCTCGCCTGCCACACTGA
- a CDS encoding zinc-dependent metalloprotease produces MRHRFLLLALPALWTSLLFAQELPNIDTFTQGMVRHEGLLTVHVDTLNGKLYLEVVPSEASLLLVPALPAGLGSNDVGLDRGLFGEERVVQFRRTGNQILLYAPNLTYRALTGDAPAQRAVEEAFAAAVLWRFPVVARQGNRFLVDATDFALHDAMDVVGRLRRTRQGTFRLDRDRSTILFEAVKAFPQNIVIDALLTFSSDQPGRFVRQVAAVPEHVTLRQRLMFVALPPPGYQPRLHDPRSGFFHLTFYDYTSPVGEPLARRWIVRHRLQKKDPHAPVSEPVKPIVYYVDPGAPEPIRQALIEGASWWAEAFEAAGFRNAFRVELLPDTADPLDVRYNVIQWVHRATRGWSYGRTIIDPRTGEIIKGHVTLGSLRIRQDYLIFEGLLAPYDSAHAQGYPPQADPMLQLALARIRQLAAHEVGHTLGLQHNFAASVNDRASVMDYPAPYVRVRADGSLDVSEAYDTGIGAWDKVAIRYGYSQFPPGTDETAALEAILEEATRQGLHFITDADARPPGGAHPLAHLWDNGTDAVEALHRELRVRQIALERFGLHNLRAGRPLATLEEVLVPIYLWHRYQTEATVKLIGGAFYTYALRSEAMPDAPIVRPVPGATQRAALNALLTIVQPATLRLPASLRTLIPPRPPGYPPHRELFARRTAPLFDPIAPAEAAARQVFDLLLQPERLSRLRYQVFVNPELPSLTEVLHQITRRVWQAAIPDDPYEAHLQRVVQTAWTAGLLERVQDHQTPIDVRVELEAHLQTLADWLAQHPGPDAATRAHRRYHRAWILRFLNRTFTPEAPTFPRLELPPGAPIGLLDPVLQPPRQLLRAMDWTGCALGLP; encoded by the coding sequence ATGCGGCACCGCTTTTTACTGCTGGCGCTACCTGCGCTCTGGACATCCCTGCTCTTTGCCCAGGAACTGCCGAATATCGACACCTTCACCCAGGGCATGGTGCGTCATGAGGGGTTGCTTACAGTGCACGTGGACACGTTGAACGGCAAGCTCTACCTGGAAGTCGTCCCCTCTGAGGCATCGCTGCTGCTGGTTCCAGCCCTGCCGGCAGGACTGGGCTCTAACGACGTAGGGCTGGACCGCGGACTTTTTGGCGAAGAGCGTGTCGTACAATTTCGGCGCACCGGCAACCAGATCCTGCTCTATGCCCCTAACCTGACCTACCGCGCCCTTACCGGAGACGCGCCGGCCCAGCGGGCCGTCGAAGAGGCCTTTGCGGCCGCGGTGCTCTGGCGTTTTCCGGTCGTAGCCCGTCAGGGAAATCGCTTTCTGGTGGATGCAACCGACTTTGCGCTGCACGACGCGATGGACGTGGTCGGCCGCCTGCGGCGGACCCGCCAGGGCACGTTTCGCCTGGATCGCGACCGGAGCACGATTCTGTTTGAAGCGGTCAAAGCCTTTCCTCAAAACATTGTGATCGACGCGCTGCTTACTTTCTCCAGTGATCAGCCGGGCCGTTTTGTGCGGCAGGTAGCGGCCGTTCCCGAGCACGTCACGCTGCGCCAGCGCCTGATGTTTGTGGCCCTGCCGCCACCGGGCTACCAACCCCGCCTGCATGATCCGCGCAGCGGTTTCTTTCATCTCACTTTTTATGACTACACGAGCCCTGTAGGCGAACCCCTGGCCCGCCGCTGGATCGTCCGGCACCGGCTCCAGAAGAAAGACCCCCACGCGCCGGTCAGCGAGCCGGTGAAGCCCATTGTGTACTACGTAGACCCCGGAGCGCCTGAGCCCATTCGGCAGGCGCTAATCGAAGGGGCTTCCTGGTGGGCTGAAGCATTTGAGGCAGCTGGTTTCCGCAATGCGTTCCGCGTCGAACTCTTGCCCGATACCGCCGATCCACTCGACGTGCGCTACAACGTCATCCAGTGGGTGCATCGGGCGACCCGCGGCTGGAGCTATGGCCGCACAATTATCGACCCACGGACCGGCGAAATCATTAAGGGGCATGTCACGCTGGGCTCCCTGCGCATCCGTCAGGACTACCTGATTTTTGAAGGACTGCTGGCGCCCTACGACAGCGCCCACGCGCAGGGCTACCCGCCCCAAGCCGATCCCATGCTGCAACTGGCTCTGGCACGCATTCGCCAACTGGCTGCGCACGAAGTCGGACACACTCTGGGGCTGCAGCATAACTTTGCCGCCTCGGTGAACGACCGCGCTTCGGTCATGGACTATCCGGCTCCGTACGTGCGCGTGCGCGCTGACGGCTCCCTGGACGTCTCGGAGGCCTATGATACCGGCATCGGCGCCTGGGACAAAGTAGCCATTCGCTATGGCTATAGCCAGTTTCCACCGGGCACCGACGAAACGGCTGCGCTGGAAGCAATCCTCGAAGAAGCAACCCGACAGGGCCTGCACTTCATAACGGACGCCGACGCGCGGCCTCCCGGCGGAGCGCATCCGCTGGCCCACCTCTGGGACAACGGCACCGACGCGGTCGAAGCGCTGCACCGAGAGCTCCGGGTGCGCCAGATTGCCCTGGAGCGCTTTGGCCTGCACAACCTGCGCGCAGGACGTCCACTGGCCACTCTCGAAGAGGTGCTGGTTCCGATCTACCTGTGGCACCGATACCAGACAGAAGCCACCGTCAAACTGATCGGCGGGGCCTTCTACACGTACGCCCTCCGCTCCGAAGCAATGCCCGACGCGCCAATTGTCCGCCCTGTACCCGGCGCCACGCAGCGTGCTGCGTTGAACGCGCTCCTTACCATTGTGCAGCCCGCCACGCTGCGACTTCCTGCATCGCTTCGCACCCTTATTCCGCCCCGCCCCCCGGGCTACCCGCCCCATCGCGAACTGTTCGCCCGCCGGACGGCTCCGCTCTTCGATCCCATCGCTCCTGCCGAAGCAGCTGCCCGCCAGGTGTTCGATTTACTATTGCAACCCGAACGCCTGAGCCGCCTGCGCTACCAGGTATTCGTTAACCCTGAGCTGCCCTCCCTGACGGAAGTGCTCCACCAGATAACCCGACGCGTCTGGCAGGCCGCTATCCCCGACGACCCTTACGAGGCGCATTTGCAGCGCGTCGTTCAAACGGCCTGGACCGCCGGTCTGCTCGAACGCGTGCAGGATCATCAGACGCCCATCGACGTGCGCGTCGAGCTGGAAGCCCACCTGCAGACGCTGGCCGACTGGCTCGCGCAGCATCCCGGACCCGATGCGGCTACGCGTGCTCACCGTCGCTACCACCGCGCCTGGATCTTACGCTTCTTGAATCGCACCTTTACGCCCGAAGCACCTACGTTCCCTCGCCTGGAACTTCCTCCGGGAGCTCCTATCGGCCTGCTGGACCCGGTGCTCCAACCGCCTCGCCAGTTACTTCGGGCAATGGATTGGACCGGCTGCGCTCTGGGGCTTCCTTAA
- a CDS encoding metallophosphoesterase family protein has protein sequence MKILHTADIHLGITTYGRVDPATGLNSRLQDFRRSFTFLVEQALAEDVDLFLFCGDAFRNPDPSPTEQMIFAECLQPLVERGIPLVLLVGNHDHPVTFGRASSIDIFRYLEGQARVFRRPEVATIQTKSGPLQLIALPWPVRSLLLTRREYRQKSAAEVREVIEQLYTEYVQKAVERLDPSLPTILAGHFSVQGAELSGSERTSLIAYEPKFTVGQLALPPIDYVALGHIHRHQNLNPDGIPVVYSSSIERVSFREAEDPKGFVLVEIQTQGSRKQTQYRFVETPARRFVDVQVDARDSDDPTERILNAIGRVAVADAIVRVRYQVNEDQVARIDLRRIREALQAAAHIAGIERTVEPVVREQRTIVERDSSLREALTRYIDQHEQLHPLREQLIEAALALEARLEAERLS, from the coding sequence ATGAAAATCCTGCACACAGCCGATATCCACCTGGGCATCACAACGTATGGCCGCGTTGATCCGGCCACCGGTCTGAACTCGCGCCTGCAGGACTTCCGACGGTCGTTTACCTTTCTGGTAGAACAAGCGCTTGCCGAAGACGTCGATCTGTTTCTGTTCTGCGGCGACGCCTTTCGCAACCCGGACCCTTCGCCCACCGAGCAGATGATCTTTGCCGAATGTCTTCAGCCCCTCGTAGAACGGGGGATTCCCCTCGTCCTGCTGGTAGGCAACCACGACCATCCCGTTACCTTTGGACGCGCATCCTCTATTGATATTTTTCGCTATCTGGAAGGCCAGGCCCGCGTCTTCCGACGTCCTGAAGTGGCTACCATCCAGACCAAAAGCGGCCCCCTCCAACTCATCGCGCTCCCCTGGCCCGTGCGCAGCCTGCTCCTGACCCGCAGGGAATATCGTCAGAAATCAGCCGCAGAAGTGCGCGAGGTCATCGAGCAACTCTACACGGAATACGTCCAGAAAGCCGTTGAACGACTGGATCCCTCGCTCCCTACCATACTGGCCGGACACTTCAGCGTGCAGGGCGCAGAACTGTCGGGCTCGGAGCGTACCAGTCTGATAGCCTACGAACCCAAGTTTACCGTAGGCCAGCTGGCCCTGCCGCCCATCGACTACGTTGCCCTGGGCCACATTCACCGGCACCAGAACCTCAACCCCGACGGCATCCCGGTCGTCTACAGCAGCAGCATCGAACGGGTCTCCTTTCGCGAAGCAGAGGATCCCAAAGGGTTTGTCCTGGTCGAAATCCAGACGCAGGGATCCCGCAAACAGACGCAGTATCGCTTCGTGGAAACCCCGGCCCGTCGCTTCGTGGACGTGCAGGTGGACGCTCGAGACAGCGACGACCCTACGGAGCGCATTCTGAACGCTATTGGCCGGGTAGCGGTAGCCGATGCCATTGTGCGCGTGCGCTACCAGGTGAACGAAGACCAGGTAGCCCGTATCGACCTGCGCCGCATCCGTGAAGCCCTGCAGGCTGCTGCCCACATTGCGGGCATTGAGCGTACGGTCGAACCGGTCGTGCGCGAGCAGCGCACCATTGTTGAACGCGACAGCTCACTGCGCGAAGCCCTCACGCGCTACATCGACCAGCACGAGCAACTTCACCCCCTCCGCGAGCAACTGATCGAAGCAGCTCTGGCGCTGGAAGCGCGTCTGGAGGCAGAGCGCCTGTCCTGA
- a CDS encoding sulfite exporter TauE/SafE family protein — translation MWWIALSGAVLIGLSLGLLGSGGSILTVPVLVYLVGEPDKVAIAESLGIVAAIAAAGALPYARQQAIDWRSVLFFGIPGIIGTYGGAWLSRFVSGPVQLVLFAGVMLLAAILMYRGRRPGASPLTPAASSVVAAPPHAAWKIMLEGISVGVLTGLVGVGGGFLIVPALVLLGGLDMRRAVGTSLVIIALKSVAGYLKYLDVLASMGLAVNWKLVGLFAAVGIAGSFVGNWIGARIPQQRLQRGFAIFLILMGLWILYQNLSVLTG, via the coding sequence ATGTGGTGGATTGCGCTAAGCGGAGCGGTGCTTATCGGGCTGTCGCTGGGCCTGCTCGGCTCCGGCGGGAGCATTCTAACCGTCCCGGTGCTGGTGTACCTGGTGGGAGAACCTGACAAGGTGGCCATTGCAGAAAGCCTGGGCATTGTGGCGGCTATCGCAGCCGCCGGTGCCCTCCCGTATGCCCGCCAGCAAGCCATCGACTGGCGAAGCGTCCTGTTTTTTGGCATTCCCGGTATTATCGGGACCTACGGAGGGGCCTGGCTGTCGCGCTTTGTCTCTGGCCCGGTGCAGCTTGTCCTGTTCGCAGGCGTAATGTTGCTGGCGGCTATCCTCATGTACCGGGGGCGCCGCCCAGGTGCTTCGCCGCTGACGCCTGCGGCCAGCAGTGTGGTAGCGGCTCCTCCACATGCTGCCTGGAAAATCATGCTCGAAGGCATCAGTGTGGGCGTGCTGACCGGCCTGGTCGGGGTCGGCGGCGGCTTCCTGATTGTGCCGGCCCTGGTGCTCCTGGGCGGGCTCGACATGCGCCGGGCTGTCGGCACCAGCCTAGTGATCATTGCGCTCAAAAGCGTGGCCGGCTACCTGAAGTATCTGGACGTTCTGGCCTCAATGGGGCTGGCCGTCAACTGGAAACTGGTGGGTCTCTTCGCGGCCGTCGGTATTGCCGGGTCATTCGTCGGCAACTGGATTGGCGCGCGCATCCCCCAGCAACGCCTGCAACGCGGCTTTGCCATTTTTCTTATTCTGATGGGACTCTGGATTCTCTATCAGAATCTGAGCGTGCTGACGGGTTAA